In Schizosaccharomyces osmophilus chromosome 2, complete sequence, the following proteins share a genomic window:
- the pfd6 gene encoding prefoldin subunit Pfd6, whose product MEDLARKYQEQQSELTGYVESIKKLEAQLQENTSVYNELDRIDSDSNIYKQIGPTLVKQSQEEAKTNVQTRLDFIKKEIARVEKQIESSKVEFAKLKTAIVQAQTEAASKANASS is encoded by the exons atggaagatCTAGCTAGGAAGTATCAAGAACAACAAAGCG AGTTGACAGGATATGTTGAATCGATAAAAAAGCTCGAAGCACAGTTACAAGAAAATACTAGTGTTTATAAT GAATTAGACAGAATAGACAGCGACTCCAATATATACAAGCAAATCGGACCCACCCTTGTTAAGCAATCCCAAGAGGAGGCAAAGACGAACGTTCAGACTAGACTTGATTTtatcaagaaagaaat TGCTCGTgtggaaaagcaaattgaaAGTTCAAAGGTGGAATTTGCCAAGCTCAAGACTGCTATCGTTCAAGCACAAACCGAAGCAGCTTCCAAAGCAAATGCTTCCtcttaa
- the pkl1 gene encoding kinesin-14 family minus-end directed microtubule motor Pkl1 encodes MVIENAAAFSSSAYLRKRKQAGREVVDGTEDANHLRRKQLKPLSLQEHNPTSHTDSGIKKLNGASQLRKTNPIVKDERKSKQPSDDKVEWLEKIRMMLESHKALTGNNGHNPLEASRTIRKINQIKENTATVVEVSRESFMNTSSLLDKDQVHDLESAYWNLKERYSEATYSLAEKDKSHQSELQLLLESLERDKGLLNTLTAQISEKDDVYESRIKTLRGLLNDKDVQLAKLQGELGNIKHHEGKGRKKLERELQQQIVSVREQIVNIIAEYKHSFEEMQKGFSIRIFDLKKAYQAQLQENVVYFEKRKEEARLQENSSKGYYESLLSEKNTEFNRYQQMMEAKISTKQRELDEIQVELDRTSKQLSEKKKEHLMALDEADKLNMLLKENQQMVNDKGHTSSEFEYKVYELTKSNESLSRKLFAEESLRRQLHNTIQELKGNIRVFCRIRPFLPRERKKSEEIESVFHYPDSHSLEPRELLLKGPTVESSLGHVHDKNYFFSFDRVFSPEATNESVFQEITHLVQSAIDGYNVSIFAYGQTGSGKSYTMLSNDGMVTRAVKQIFEYIELLKEKGWNYKLQGQFLEIYNEKIYDLLDKNGLMQQQKHDIHHDERERRTTVDNVRVIDFEDEDMVYKMLGKAAENRFIAATKANERSSRSHTVFTLYIDGWNESMNQVCRGTLNLVDLAGSERLSFSQAEGERLRETQAINKSLSCLGDVIHALGVAAYVSGKGKNHIPYRNSKLTYLLRYALGENAKTLMFVNVSPLKSQIMDTLNSLRFAKKVNDTRLGPMMKNRESMSFGT; translated from the exons ATGGTAATTGAG AATGCAGCCGCTTTTTCATCGAGTGCTTATTTAAGGAAACGAAAGCAGGCTGGGAGGGAAGTCGTTGATGGGACCGAAGATGCAAATCATCTTAGAAGGAAACAATTGAAACCTTTATCTTTGCAAGAACACAATCCAACATCACACACAGACTCGGGAATCAAGAAATTGAACGGTGCTAGTCAGCTCAGAAAGACGAATCCAATTGTTAAAGACGAAAGGAAGTCGAAACAGCCATCTGATGATAAAGTGGAATGGCTAGAAAAAATACGGATGATGCTGGAGTCTCACAAAGCATTAACTGGTAACAACGGCCATAATCCCTTGGAAGCCTCTAGGACTATtcgaaaaataaatcagaTCAAGGAGAATACTGCTACTGTAGTAGAGGTATCTAGAGAGTCATTCATGAATACTTCGTCTTTGCTTGATAAGGATCAAGTTCATGATTTAGAGTCTGCTTATTGGAacttgaaagaaagatattCTGAAGCAACATATTCCCTAGCTGAGAAAGATAAAAGCCATCAATCAGAATTACAGTTACTCCTAGAAAGCTTGGAAAGAGATAAAGGCTTAT TAAACACGCTTACAGCTcaaatttcagaaaaagatgatGTTTATGAGTCACGAATCAAAACCCTTCGTGGATTGTTAAACGACAAGGATGTCCAATTGGCAAAACTTCAAGGAGAGCTTGGAAATATAAAGCATCATGAAGGAAAGGGCCGAAAAAAATTGGAGCGCGAGCTGCAGCAGCAAATTGTTAGTGTGCGTGAACAAATTGTGAACATTATTGCGGAATACAAGCATTCGTTTGAGGAAATGCAGAAAGGTTTCTCCATAAGGATCtttgatttaaaaaaggcaTACCAGGCACAGCTTCAAGAAAACGTGGTTTACTTTGAGAAGAGGAAAGAAGAGGCGCGATTACAAGAAAATAGTAGCAAAGGATACTATGAATCTCTGCTTTCTGAGAAAAATACCGAATTTAACCGGTATCAGCAAATGATGGAAGCGAAGATTTCCACTAAACAAAGAGAACTAGATGAAATTCAAGTAGAATTGGACCGAACGAGCAAACAGTTATccgaaaaaaagaaagaacatTTGATGGCTCTAGATGAAGCCGACAAGCTCAACatgcttttgaaagaaaaccaaCAGATGGTAAACGACAAAGGTCATACTTCTTCCGAATTCGAGTATAAAGTGTACGAACTAACAAAATCGAATGAATCATTATCtagaaaactttttgctGAGGAGTCTCTTCGACGGCAACTACACAACACCATTCAAGAattaaaaggaaatattCGTGTCTTTTGTAGAATCCGGCCCTTCTTACCTCGCGAACGAAAAAAATCGGAAGAGATTGAGTCAGTCTTTCATTACCCAGATAGTCATTCTTTAGAGCCTCGGGAATTATTACTTAAAGGACCTACTGTAGAGTCGTCTCTTGGTCATGTACATGAtaaaaactattttttttcttttgaccGAGTATTTTCTCCAGAAGCTACGAATGAATCTGTATTTCAAGAAATCACTCATCTAGTCCAAAGTGCTATTGATGGGTATAATGTGAGTATCTTTGCTTATGGGCAAACTGGATCCGGAAAGTCCTATACCATGTTGTCGAATGATGGTATGGTAACTCGAGCTGTAAAGCAGATCTTTGAGTACATCGAGCTACTTAAGGAAAAGGGGTGGAACTATAAGCTACAAGGGCAATTTTTAGAGatttataatgaaaagattTATGACTTATTGGACAAAAATGGCTTGATGCAACAACAAAAGCATGACATTCATCATGATGAAAGAGAGCGACGCACAACTGTGGATAATGTAAGAGTGATAGATTTTGAGGATGAAGATATGGTCTACAAGATGTTGGGAAAAGCAGCGGAAAACCGTTTTATCGCTGCTACGAAAGCTAACGAACGTTCCTCACGGTCTCACACTGTCTTTACGCTATACATTGATGGATGGAATGAAAGCATGAATCAGGTTTGCCGAGGAACGCTAAATTTAGTTGATTTGGCTGGATCCGAGCGTTTAAGTTTTAGCCAAGCAGAAGGAGAACGTTTACGAGAAACCCAAGctataaataaaagtttgAGTTGTTTGGGAGATGTTATTCATGCACTTGGAGTTGCAGCTTATGTTTCtggtaaaggaaaaaaccATATACCTTATAGAAATTCCAAG CTTACTTATTTATTGCGATATGCTTTAGgagaaaatgcaaaaacaCTTATGTTTGTCAATGTTTCGCCGCTAAAGTCTCAGATAATGGATACCCTGAATAGTTTACGGTTTGCAAAGAAGGTAAATGATACGAGGTTAGGACCCATGATGAAGAATCGTGAGTCGATGTCATTTGGTACATAA
- the aar2 gene encoding U5 snRNP-associated protein Aar2 codes for MSIEFVNWPDSYYIGIDGCFYPSNRLNGVKNFRVGLHLITWTPSNGVGLVSGAFFYISKPCAYTLTYDTLSENALLEEIDCVYDDKFYNYTCVDNWDYLVRFIQEKHLQRIFQSEISIFTMDTSTYANTDLKLNESQLFQPSEKDTILQFTKFDVRKSWSPTSVGSERSLQAIDKSFMYQRLVQFAWHGELDSALAEYSFAYLAYAFFSHYAALLHWKNFLEMLLQSYTLAETEPEYYSTFLGLFQVQIEKLHDRDIETSALFEKNFMQSLLENLLERKSDNSFSLQVNEALENLVNAVSNIVNIQEFPEDATTDDPNAAIDYDQEVHEFGQYVIDDFDNDSN; via the exons ATGAGTATTGAATTTGTGAATTGGCCAGATTCATATTACATTGGCATTGATGGGTGCTTTTACCCTTCAAACCGTCTGAACGGAGTAAAGAATTTCCGCGTTGGACTTCATCTTATAACCTGGACACCTTCCAATGGTGTGGGCTTAGTATCTGGGGCGTTCTTTTACATTTCGAAACCTTGTGCTTATACACTTACATACGATACGTTGTCAGAGAATGCATTGCTTGAGGAGATCGACTGTGTCTATGATGACAAGTTTTACAATTATACCTGCGTTGATAATTGGGATTACTTGGTGAGATTCATCCAGGAAAAGCATTTGCAAAGGATATTTCAAAGCGAGATATCAATTTTTACAATGGATACTTCTACTTATGCAAACACAGATTTGAAGCTGAATGAATCGCAGCTTTTTCAGCCTTCAGAGAAAGATACTATATTACAATTCACGAAATTTGATGTTAGAAAAAGCTGGTCTCCGACTTCCGTAGGCTCCGAAAGGTCTTTGCAAGCTATTGACAAAAGTTTTATGTATCAACGACTTGTACAATTTGCTTGGCACGGTGAGCTTGATTCGGCGCTAGCTGAGTACTCATTTGCCTACCTTGCATacgcttttttttctcattaCGCAGCATTATTGCAttggaaaaactttttggaGATGCTATTGCAGTCTTATACATTGGCTGAAACAGAGCCAGAGTATTACTCTACTTTTCTTG GCTTGTTTCAAGTGCAAATCGAGAAACTGCATGATCGTGACATAGAAACTTCAGCtctttttgagaaaaatTTTATGCAGTCCTTACTGGAAAACCTATTGGAACGCAAGTCAGACAACAGCTTTTCGCTCCAAGTCAACGAGGCTTTAGAAAATCTGGTGAATGCTGTTTCGAACATAGTCAACATACAGGAATTTCCAGAAGACGCTACTACAGATGATCCTAATGCTGCTATTGATTACGACCAGGAAGTACATGAATTTGGGCAATATGTGATAGATGATTTTGATAATGATAGTAATTAA
- the rps1401 gene encoding 40S ribosomal protein S14, whose product MATNVGPQVRSGELVFGVAHIYASFNDTFVHITDLTGKETITRVTGGMKVKTDRDESSPYAAMLAAQDAAVKCKEVGVTALHIKIRATGGTATKTPGPGAQAALRALARAGMRIGRIEDVTPIPTDSTRRKGGRRGRRL is encoded by the coding sequence ATGGCTACTAACGTTGGGCCTCAAGTTCGCTCTGGTGAGCTCGTGTTTGGTGTTGCACATATCtatgcttctttcaatGATACCTTCGTCCATATCACCGATTTGACCGGTAAGGAAACTATTACCCGTGTCACCGGTGGTATGAAGGTCAAGACTGATCGTGACGAGTCTTCTCCTTACGCTGCTATGTTAGCCGCTCAAGACGCTGCTGTCAAGTGTAAGGAAGTTGGTGTTACCGCTCTTCACATCAAGATTCGTGCTACCGGTGGTACTGCTACTAAGACTCCTGGTCCCGGTGCTCAAGCCGCTTTGCGTGCTTTAGCCCGTGCCGGTATGCGCATTGGTCGTATTGAGGATGTTACTCCCATCCCTACCGACTCTACCCGCAGAAAGGGTGGTCGTCGTGGTCGCAGACTGTGA
- the pol1 gene encoding DNA polymerase alpha catalytic subunit produces the protein MRKRNAAVKPTSKFAELRALREAGKTRATVYEDKEEDDLYDKVSEEEYLKVVRQRLDQDDFVVDDNGAGYVDNGYDEWDRGYSDDEEETEETGSKKPRKKKTKHALADNNSQPISSFFKAKPIQPSNHSLKHQSNNDDDFMAQILGSVDQDLTDAPSTKSKLSKGKAQATVGVAKTASTNLFSNLDVMQTPSPSTTENESFRSLTAHQSQTAEDAPVPSSLVLADDKENFSDDLDLEPVLPEKPEDSNQMEEDEVSVPDESAAPILNNPIKEPILPAISNLPSSFAPPLSSELDTSAFTELNSHLHNLEVLDPPAVNKSHCISPSDVVEDDGSLNFFWLDYTEIYGSLCLFGKVYDKKSKSFVSTFLKVDGIMRSLFFLPAASNGQSLSSSDQQKKVYDEVSGFLSKLGVKEWKSKVSKYKYAFELDDIPKETDYLEVLYSYSYPQFPSDLKGNTFSHVFGTNTSLFEQFVLTRRVMGPCWLKIQNPNFDSVRNASWCRVEVGCSSAHGISVTNESKLPQTPPLTVMSLAFRTLINSASNKQEMVMISARVYENVHIDRGLSANDMPSFTFTIIRPLKQIFPNGFESITRNHKPPIYCERSEISLLNSFLNKVQDYDPDVYVSHDFETMYSVLLSRLKDRKIHNWHSIGRLRRGDWPRSYNRSSLQFVERQIACGRLISDLSNDFGRSMIKVQSWSLSEIVQKELNIKRQDINQEKALQSWTDTARGLLDYVTHCEIDTYFIAAVGFQVQMLQLSKNLTNIAGNSWARTLAGTRAERNEFILLHEFKKNGYIVPDKQYNTKRNVDILDLEDSEFQEETPGKKKDKYKGGLVFEPQKGLYDTCILVMDFNSLYPSIIQEYNICFTTVQRSSSTKDGEDQIPDVPTASSEQGIFPRLIANLVDRRRLIKGLLKDKTATPTQLLQWDIQQQALKLTANSMYGCLGYTKSRFYARPLAVLITYKGREALMNTKELADAMGLQVIYGDTDSVMLNTNVTDKQQALIIGNEFKEKVNERYRKLEIDVDNVYQRMLLHAKKKYAALQVDDQGNSVLDVKGLDMKRREYCMLAKEASKYCLDQILSGELSETVVSNIHIYLSEFADQMKSGKFTANKFIIFNRLGKNPEDYPNGKTMPFVQVALKKKARGENARVGDVIPFIITGSDSEGHPADRAYSPQDVMNPSNNLIVDYNYYLTHQILPPVERVIAPIEGTNRARLAECLGLDPKKYYTYEASESSAFERYESTLSDDQRFTNVSPMVLRCPSCFAISFTMPNVKSIQETLFVNTVECDCGFEYPTFMIVLQFTTQIRYFINLYYEGVLVCDDSSCGNRTRQMNVYGKRCCNGNCRGNMAFEYNDKMLYNQIKFILKAVQNTNGATRNGILRCNALSNSLSKFMNNNAREFVDMASIFSS, from the exons AtgcgaaaaagaaatgcgGCAGTAAAACCGACCTCGAAATTTGCTGAACTTCGTGCCTTACGTGAAGCTGGAAAAACTAGAGCTACCGTTTATGAGGACAAAGAGGAAGATGATTTATATGATAAAGTctcagaagaagaatacTTGAAGGTTGTTCGACAGCGTTTAGATCAAGATGACTTTGTAGTAGACGATAACGGAGCTGGATACGTTGACAATGGTTATGATGAATGGGACCGAGGTTACAGTGACGATGAAGAGGAAACTGAAGAAACAGGGTCGAAGAAgccaaggaagaaaa aaaccaagcATGCTTTAGCAGACAACAACAGTCAGCCTATTAGCTCATTTTTCAAAGCCAAGCCCATTCAGCCAAGCAATCATAGTCTGAAGCATCAATCCAATaatgatgatgattttATGGCTCAAATTTTGGGTTCAGTCGATCAGGATCTCACGGATGCGCCGTCTACCAAAAGTAAGCTTTCGAAGGGTAAAGCACAAGCGACTGTAGGCGTCGCTAAAACAGCGTCTACaaaccttttttcaaacCTAGATGTTATGCAAACGCCATCACCATCGACAACGGAAAATGAATCTTTTCGTTCTTTAACAGCTCATCAGTCTCAAACTGCTGAAGATGCACCAGTTCCAAGTTCTTTAGTTCTTGCTGAtgataaagaaaactttaGTGACGATCTCGATCTGGAACCAGTGCTTCCAGAAAAACCAGAAGATTCCAACCAGatggaagaagacgaaGTTTCGGTTCCAGATGAAAGCGCAGCCCCTATTTTGAATAATCCAATAAAGGAACCGATTCTTCCAGCTATATCTAACCTTCCATCTTCGTTTGCACCACCCTTGTCGTCCGAGTTAGACACTTCAGCTTTTACAGAACTTAACTCTCACCTACACAATTTGGAAGTCCTTGATCCTCCGGCTGTCAACAAAAGCCATTGCATCTCTCCCAGTGATGTCGTAGAAGATGATGGgtctttgaattttttttggttggaCTATACGGAAATATATGGTAGCCTCtgtctttttggaaaggtTTATGATAAAAAGTCCAAGAGCTTCGTCTCTACATTCCTTAAAGTTGATGGTATTATGcgttctttattctttttacctGCTGCCTCAAATGGACAATCTTTATCTTCTTCGGACCAGCagaaaaaagtatatgATGAAGTCTCAGgatttctttccaaattaGGTGTAAAGGAATGGAAATCCAAAGTTAGCAAGTATAAGTATGCGTTCGAGTTAGATGATATTCCAAAGGAAACTGATTATTTAGAAGTCCTATATTCCTATTCTTACCCTCAATTTCCTTCTGATCTAAAAGGCAATACCTTTTCTCATGTATTTGGTACAAATACTTCGTTGTTTGAACAGTTTGTCCTCACTCGAAGAGTTATGGGACCTTGTTGGTTAAAGATTCAAAACCCAAATTTTGATTCTGTACGCAATGCTAGCTGGTGCCGTGTTGAAGTCGGCTGTTCTTCTGCTCATGGAATTTCAGTAACAAATGAGTCCAAATTACCTCAAACGCCTCCTCTAACTGTGATGAGTCTGGCTTTTCGCACTCTTATAAATTCCGCATCAAACAAACAGGAAATGGTTATGATTAGTGCTAGAGTTTACGAAAATGTTCATATTGATCGGGGGCTTTCAGCTAATGATATGCCATCTTTTACATTTACCATTATTCGTCCTCTAAAACAGATTTTTCCTAACGGTTTTGAAAGTATCACGCGCAACCATAAACCTCCGATTTATTGTGAAAGGTCTGagatttctttattaaattcATTCTTAAATAAGGTACAGGATTACGATCCAGATGTTTATGTTAGTCATGACTTCGAAACTATGTACTCAGTCCTACTTTCAAGGTTGAAAGACCGTAAAATTCATAACTGGCATAGCATTGGGCGTCTTCGTCGAGGTGATTGGCCACGCTCTTATAACAGGAGTAGTCTACAATTTGTGGAAAGACAAATAGCATGCGGAAGATTAATCAGTGATCTTTCCAATGACTTTGGAAGATCTATGATTAAAGTCCAATCTTGGAGCTTATCCGAGATCGTTCAAAAAGAACTCAACATTAAAAGACAGGATATCAATCAAGAAAAGGCTTTGCAGTCGTGGACCGATACAGCTCGTGGATTGCTTGATTATGTTACGCATTGTGAAATTGACACTTACTTTATCGCTGCTGTTGGTTTCCAGGTGCAAATGTTGCAACTATCAAAAAATCTGACTAATATAGCCGGTAACTCATGGGCTAGGACTTTGGCTGGTACCCGAGCCGAAAGAAACgaattcattcttttgcaCGAGTTTAAGAAAAATGGTTATATTGTTCCGGATAAACAGTATAATACCAAACGGAACGTTGACATCCTTGACTTGGAAGATTCGGAGtttcaagaagaaacacctggaaagaaaaaagataaatataaaggtggtttggtttttgaGCCTCAGAAAGGGCTATATGATACGTGTATACTAGTTATGGATTTTAACAGTTTGTACCCTAGTATTATTCAGGAGTACAACATCTGCTTTACTACTGTGCAAcgttcttcttctactAAAGATGGTGAAGACCAAATTCCCGATGTTCCTACTGCTTCAAGTGAACAGGGAATCTTCCCTCGTCTAATCGCAAATTTGGTTGATCGCCGTAGATTAATTAAAGGCCTGTTAAAAGACAAAACGGCCACTCCAACTCAGCTATTACAATGGGATATTCAACAGCAAGCCCTTAAGCTGACGGCGAATTCAATGTATGGATGTTTAGGTTACACTAAATCTCGTTTCTATGCTAGACCTCTAGCTGTTCTAATTACTTATAAAGGAAGGGAAGCTTTAATGAACACAAAGGAACTTGCTGACGCTATGGGATTACAAGTTATTTACGGTGATACAGATTCTGTCATGCTCAATACGAACGTTACAGATAAGCAGCAAGCTCTTATAATCGGTAATGAATTCAAGGAAAAGGTGAATGAAAGGTACAGGAAGTTAGAAATCGACGTTGACAATGTCTACCAGCGTATGTTACTACATGCTAAGAAAAAATACGCAGCTTTACAAGTTGATGATCAAGGAAATTCGGTTTTGGATGTTAAAGGTCTTGATATGAAGCGTCGAGAGTATTGTATGCTTGCGAAAGAAGCTAGTAAGTACTGCTTAGATCAGATTTTATCTGGTGAGCTTTCAGAGACAGTCGTCAGCAACATACACATCTATCTTTCTGAATTCGCTGATCAAATGAAGAGTGGGAAATTTACAGCCAACAAATTTATTATCTTTAATCGTCTCGGCAAAAACCCTGAAGATTATCCAAATGGTAAAACGATGCCGTTTGTACAGGTAGcgttaaaaaagaaagctaGAGGAGAAAATGCGCGCGTTGGCGATGTAATCCCTTTTATTATTACAGGCTCAGACTCAGAAGGGCATCCTGCTGATCGTGCTTACAGTCCCCAAGATGTTATGAATCCAAGTAACAATTTGATTGTAGATTATAATTATTATCTGACACATCAAATTCTTCCTCCAGTTGAAAGAGTTATCGCCCCGATAGAAGGCACCAACCGCGCCCGTTTGGCTGAATGTTTAGGATTGGATCCTAAAAAGTACTATACCTATGAAGCATCAGAGTCATCAGCTTTTGAGAGATACGAAAGCACTTTATCGGATGACCAAAGGTTTACGAATGTTTCACCTATGGTTTTGAGATGTCCGAGTTGTTTTGCAATCTCGTTTACGATGCCTAATGTTAAATCAATCCAAGAAACGTTATTTGTAAATACAGTCGAATGTGATTGCGGCTTTGAATATCCCACGTTTATGATCGTTCTGCAATTTACTACCCAAATTCGGTATTTTATAAACCTTTATTATGAAGGTGTTTTAGTATGTGATGACTCTTCGTGTGGAAATCGAACTAGACAGATGAACGTCTACGGGAAACGGTGTTGCAATGGCAATTGCCGGGGAAATATGGCTTTTGAGTATAATGATAAGATGCTTTACAATCAAATCAAGTTTATTCTGAAAGCTGTACAAAATACAAACGGCGCAACACGCAACGGCATTCTGCGATGCAATGCTCTGAGCAACAGTCTATCTAAGTTCATGAACAATAATGCTCGTGAATTTGTGGATATGGCAagcattttttcttcttga